The genomic stretch CTTCCTCCGCCGGCCTTGGCGGCCCCTCGCGGGCGCCGGCACCGTGGACGAGAAGGACTCGAGGCTCGTCGCCTTCATCTCGAGTCTCGCGGTGGGAGGCGTCGCCGTCGGCGTGATGGCCCTCATCGTCGTGATCGGCGTCCTCAACGGCCTCCAGGAGAGCCTGAGAGACCGGATCCTCAGCGGCGGTCCGCACGCGCACGTGATGGAACTCGACAGCGGCTTCAAGATGGAGGATTGGGAGACGGTGCTGGGCCGTGTCCGACAGGACCCCGATGTGATCGCGGCCTCCCCGTTCGTCTTCACCGAGGTCGTGCTCAACGCGGGCGACAACTACAACCAGTCCGTGGTCCTGCGCGGCATCCCGGACGATCCCGAGGGGATGCGGGTCGCGGGACTCATGGAACACCTCATCATCGGGGAGCCGCCCTTCGGGCCGACCGAGTCCGGCCACCCCGGCCTCGTGGCGGGCCGCGGGCTCGCGCAGAAGCTCGGCCTCTATCAGGGCAAGCTCCTCACCGCGGTATCGACTCAGAACGCACCGCTCTCCGCCATCGGGTTTTCGCCCGCGCTCGAGCGCTTCGAGGTCACCGGGATCTTCCAGACCGGACTCTACCAGTACGACGACGAACTGGTGATGGCCCCGATCGCGGAAGCCCAGTCGCTCCTCGGACTCGGCGACG from Candidatus Palauibacter australiensis encodes the following:
- a CDS encoding ABC transporter permease, producing MSGGRGRFERFVARRYLRGTGRRMSAFGVFRAVGRFLRRPWRPLAGAGTVDEKDSRLVAFISSLAVGGVAVGVMALIVVIGVLNGLQESLRDRILSGGPHAHVMELDSGFKMEDWETVLGRVRQDPDVIAASPFVFTEVVLNAGDNYNQSVVLRGIPDDPEGMRVAGLMEHLIIGEPPFGPTESGHPGLVAGRGLAQKLGLYQGKLLTAVSTQNAPLSAIGFSPALERFEVTGIFQTGLYQYDDELVMAPIAEAQSLLGLGDAVTGIEFDVSDPWEATEVSARLEEALGWPYRVEGWQELNQSLFSALRLEKLGMAVVLILIVLVASFNIVSTLVMMVADRTREIGILRSMGVSAGSVGRVFTNMGLFIGVVGTTLGAVLGAILAWALTRYEFIALPSDVYFIDRLPISLAPLDVTLIILGSLLISYLATIYPARKAAALAPVDAIRHE